One region of Chryseobacterium sp. SORGH_AS_0447 genomic DNA includes:
- a CDS encoding helix-turn-helix domain-containing protein, whose product MNNIILQQISSSELVEEIKESILKELKEILKLSNSNSNQKDELLSKKEVCEYFHIHQSTLHRWVNDGKISCHYLGNKVYFKRSELPLL is encoded by the coding sequence ATGAATAATATAATATTACAGCAGATTTCCTCCTCCGAATTGGTGGAAGAAATAAAAGAATCCATTTTAAAAGAATTAAAAGAAATTTTGAAATTGTCAAACAGCAATTCCAATCAAAAGGATGAACTTTTATCTAAAAAAGAAGTTTGTGAATATTTTCATATTCATCAGTCTACTCTCCATCGTTGGGTTAATGATGGTAAGATCAGCTGTCATTATTTGGGGAACAAAGTCTATTTCAAAAGATCAGAACTACCATTACTTTAG